ccatcagctgcctcctgaactattggggatagagcccacagccctggcatgCGCCCTGAGGGGGAATTGAAtcgtaaccttctggttcatgggctgacgttcaaccactgaggaacactgTCCAGGgtgtccatttcttttaaaagtgaaCTTTGTCTCTTCTATTTTCTCAGCCTTACCAAACCCCTCCACTCACTGACCAATCTCCAAATACATTTTTAGCCAAAGGTAGCCAACTCATTCTTCATGACCAGGAACTTAGGATAAGCTCTTTGAATCTCTTTCTGGTTCCATTTGATCATTCACTTTATGTTTGTTTATAAGAGGCTGACAGTTTATCTGTGGATTTCAGTTTTCTATGCTTTGTCTCTTTTCCTGCCTCCCCCAACACACTAATATCTCCTCCAGAAAGTCTTCTCCaactcagcaaagtgagaagacTTACATCTCGTTCTATGCACTGGATCCATTTATCGAAACAAATGAATTCATCCACTTGTCGTGGCTGTGTCAAAGAGTTCCTTCCTAAGAGTCTCAGAGGTTGAAAGCATAGCCTCCTAGGTTCTGTGACTGCTCACTCCAACCTCCAGTACTCAGGCAAGTGTTCACTTAACTATGCCACCGCATAACATTGCCCTGGAAATTCAAGTTAATTCTGGACACCACCAAGAGGTCGCctaaaaaatcttttaattatTAGATATTACATATTAATGGTATCTAATACAACTTTGACTTTTCCCAATTTGAGGTTGGCAAGTTCCAATATCTGAACAAATGTAGATCCAATGCCAGGAAAGACTGACATAGTAATAGCACCAATGTTCTTGGCTGTCTTCCCTTTAACATActgctccccttccccatctTGCCCCTTATCCCATAATTAAAGGAACATCAGTTGGCTGCACAAAGCTGATGAGGAAGAATAAAACTAACATCTGCCAAGGCTAGTCAACTTGACCTAATTCCCAAAACAACTCTGAGATAGGTACTAACATCCCATTTTTACGGTGAGCAAACTCATGCTCAGTAAGATTAAGTGGCAAAGAAGtgactttaaaaatttatctgcTTGGTCCCAATATTCCTTCTACTAGACCACACTGCTCCTGACCACACAACACAGATGTTTCTTAGAAACATTATTTAGGATTACAGATATTTAGGTACTCATTTCATTTCACTAAACTACTCTATAAGCTCCCTAGGCTAAAAACACGGATGTAGAAAAAACAATGGGACTTTGCCATTAAAATATCAGAccagagccgaaaccggtttggctcagtggatagagcgtcggcctgcggactgaaagctcccgggttcgattccggtcaagggcacgtaccttggttgcgggcacatccccagtaggagatgtgcaggaggcggctgatcgatgtttctctctcatcgaagtttctaactctcaatctctctcccttcctctctgtaaaaaatcaataaaatatattttcaaaatatatatatcagaccagagttcaaatcccagctctattACTTACTAGTTGTATTCCCTTAAGCTAGTGACTCATTCTCTGTTGTTAGGATTGAATGAGATGTCTAACGATTGCTAGTTCAGAGGGTGGCATGTGAAAATATTAGTTCCCACACTACTTACTAGCCATATAACTTTGAACAAGTCACTTAAATGGGTAAGACTATTTTTTCATCTGTTGAAAGGAAAAGAATACACTCTAAAGCTCACACAGTgtggttgtgaggatgaaatgagatgtcataaaaaaattttcaataaaagaaataaatatggaaaagaaATGAGATGTCAAAGTTCTCTGTAAACTTTAGCACTGAAAAACGTAAGGTATGGTCCCCAGCAGAGCTTACCACAATGCCTTGCATAAGAGATTTCAGTAAATGTTTGATAAATGCTACATAAAAGAGAACTCTGTTCATGTTGACATACCCAAATCATCTTTTGAGAGCACTATCAAGCCATGCGCAATCTACCCCCAGAGAACAAGCAGCAAAGTCAATTCAAAGGACCTTAAGAATCACCTTAATTCACCCAACCATGAGGACCCTAGGGCTCTCATCCTCCAGCAATATTTAAGCTTTCCTCGTGACAGAGTAAACTATAAGCTACATGGCAAATAAACTGAACCTCACTTATGATTGGCTTTGGTGTGCTTTTGTACTtttatttaaatgctttttttcttataGTCAGAAAATCTGGAACATTTTAAGAGGTACAATGTTACTGTGGAGAAGATAAAAGTGATATTCAAAACTTCCGTTACTGTGGAGAAAATGATATTCAAAACTTCCACCTTCTGCAACTCCACTGTCCTCTTCCAAGCTTCCTCTTACATCCCACTGCTGTGGATAGACATAGGACTTCTTAGCCTGCAGTGAACTGCCAATAGAAAGCAAAACAGGCTCATCTCCAATTGCTAGTTCATACCTTCTCTAGTTGGGCTGGAATTTAGTATTTCCTTTAAAAGGCCTTCTCTTCCATTTCCTGCTGGGTCGGAGTAAACAAATATACAGTTTATATCAACAGGTTTAATTAAACAGAGCAATTACTACGTCAGCAAGATGAGCCAACATGTGATGGATCTTCCACTGGAAGTGGAAGTCACAGGTAGTGCTCCCTAAGCTATGAGCACCAACAGCTTTCTTTTAGGGGTCTCAGGGCACGTTAGTTCTCGTCTAACATGCTTAAACAACCctccattttaaaaaaccctaagtCCATGCTCTTAAATGAACTTTTCATGTCATCTAAGCAACATGCTAACAGCTGCCCAGGTTAGCTGTTTTCAGTAACAGCCCAGCAGGCTCTTCTAATCCTAACTGAATTCAAAAAGGAATCACAAAACAGCTTCAAAGGTTGGTTTCAAGGGAAAGCCAATAGAGCTTACTCATAAACATTTCTACAAatggaagaattagaaagaaatcCAAAGACAACCCTCCAACctcattttagtttttagtttctGACTTTTCTTCCCAGCAAACTATTTTTAAGACATGGCAAGGAGGCCACAATGTAAGGAAAGTAAAGATTTATGGTATTCCTCAATCTATTACTTCCTATTTCTTTCTTGAATGAGTAGCTAAACTATTAGTTTACAACAATGTTAGTAAACAACTGAAACTGACCAGCAGAAAGCAAAATCATAAAAGCAAAGATAACCCACAAAGTCAATAACCACAAActacaggggggggggggcaaaagcagatttacagttatgagtattcaaaacaatttattcttgtattatctttttttaaattgggagaTTGGGCagtttatttacaaataaataaatatttttaaaaattgatttcagagaggaagagagagggagagattgaaacatccatgatgagagagaattattgatcagctgcctcctgtacgcccacactggggactgagcccacaacccggacatgtgccctgaccaggaatcgaaccgtgacctcctggttcatagttggacgttcaaccactgggccatgccggccaggcatattattatttattaactactgtattactttccataagaacaactgtaaacctacctctgccccaccctgtatttatatTTGAGGTAAAATATATGAGATCTTCTTAACAATCCTACCCATACCACTCCAAGCCTGCTCAGATAATTGGTAGCACTTAATTGGTCACAGAGCAGAAAATAGTATCTTGTAAATTTGAAAAAATCATCTCTCAGGTAATCTTTACTACTCACTAAAGGTCCAGTTATTTAGTGACAGACTTCATATAccatataaataaatactaaagaaTAACTTAAAGCCTATTTCTCTCGACATACTAGCAATAAACTATTTCacttgaatctttttaaaatctcttcagcTAATAGAAAACCACCCAAAGAGTTCCTATACTCTAGGAGGAGGTACCTGACTAAACCAGGGCTTCAAAAATCATTCTATTTCTAAGAATGGGATGTTACATATACAACAGCCTTTAATATAAAACCTAAGACCCTTTCGAATCTGTCCTCAGCCATCACTAAAAAACATGTGGTACTTCcctggaaagggaaagggagctcTGTATCTGAGTAACCGCATTCTGCTGGCCTCAGTTACCCTCTACTGTCTCAACTGCCCGAGTATTCCCTTGCTTTGTTCAATTCTCAGCAAACACACCACATTCCCAAGACAGTCAAGAGAACATACATTATTACAAGACTCCTCTAGAGGGAAAAACTTCCACCACACTAATTCAAGAGACTTAAGGAAAGGCAGCTGCTACTCAAATCAAAAGCCTAACTTATTCCTTCAAcgaatatttattaaacacctactctGGCAAGGCTCTGTATAGTCAGTGATGAACAAAACAGTATAGTTCCCATCCTGACAAAAGAAAGTTTGGtgagagagaaaagtaaacaaGTGGTATACAATTATAATTACAAAAAGGCTATGAATAGGCTAACATTAGTCCCAATGTGCCCAGGGCACACTGATCTGTACTTGTCCTAGTGTAAAACAAAAGCAGTCCCCTTTACTCTATGAAATGGAGAGGTTGGACGCTAAAGGCTATGTTACCTTAGCTTGAAGGATAAGGTGCTCTAAGAGAGAATAATGGGAGCAAATTACTTTAGCCTGGGTCATCAAAGACTTCCTAGAAGAGGTGCCATTTAAGTCCTGATGGATAAGGCTCCCGTCACTTTGGAAGTAGTGTTCAAAGGCTACAAGTCTTGGGATAATATTATTAATCAACATGAACTTTGACAGAACTGAAGAGTCAAAAAAGTAATTTGGGGGTTCCCAGAGATCAATTTGTacatctaaaattaaaatatcctaAACTTCTAATTTTGTTTAGACCTCAAAAATTCAAACATAAAGACCAAAATGaagctctaaagcagtggttttcaaatttttatagATCATGAATCCCTGAGAATCTGAAGAATATTCATATCTTCACCCAGGACAAACATATACATAttcatgtgtgcacacatacGCAATTTCAGGTTGCACAGGCCACACCCTTACCCAACCCCACCAATTCCAGAAGTTCACTCACAGACtccagagttttttaaaaagccctcttTCATAAAAGACTAAAGCAAGTTCTCAATTCAATTTCTCTATTTGGgcattaatatgttttttaaagtcttCTGAAGACATCCAGgaataaaactaaacatattttttaaaaagatatcagaACATGCAATTGTTAAGTCAatgacaaaatgaaaaacaatggaCAATGTGTCTATTTCCAAGAGTCAATGAGACTCAATTTTCCCACCGTTTTTGGAGAACCAGAACTACCCTCAAGTCCTTACCTTACTAACATTGAGTGAAGCTAGGGGAGGTGGGGTTTCTGTTCGGTCATTAATTATTTCCACTTCTGAAACATACTGTAAGTTTATGAGCAAGATGTCTGCATGGTTGGGCTTTCCACTGGAAGAGGGGCATTCTggtgaaaaaataaagttaaggaAAACAGGGGCAAGCAGAGCACTGACAACATACCAAAAGGAGCATAAAGAAAACACCAATTTTCACAAGGCCTATGTAAAAGGTGTGCCTCAAGCAAGAGGGGGGAGCCTTCCAAGAAGCACAACTCTCCTCAGGAACTCTCTGCCTGCCACCTTCCTCCTGTGCTACCTCGTCAGCTCACAAGCTTTCCGGAGCCATATACAATGCAAAATTGGAAGCCTCAAAAGGATTTGTCACCTTCTCTCTACCAGAGAGGAGACGCATATGCAGTTTTAATGCCCACACGTACTGTTTGTTTTGAACCGAATGAACCACACAGAAGAGGCAGAGCTCTCTGCTCTTGGTGTAATACTTCTTTTATCTGTACAGTACTCTTATCATTTTTCAGATGTGACATttcccattttgcagaggagaaaaCTATAGCACTAGAAAAGAAGCTGACCCAAGGTGACCCAGCAAGTTAAACCGTTTATTCAATCATTCTCCAACCATTTATTAAGAGCACACTGTATGCCAATTAAAAGCAGAGTAATTCCTCATTCCCAAACCCTTCCAACTAAACCACTaatgtaaaaagtaaaaaggtCTTATCTGGTCCAGGTATGAATTCttgtattaaaacaaacaaaacaaaacaaaacaaaaaacgtcctggctggatagctcatttggttagagtcTCAACTGCATACACCAAAGTTggtggttcaatccccagtcggggcacatacaagaatcaaccaatgaatgcaaaaataagtggacaacaaatcgatgtttctctctcctcccccccttctctctccctctaaaatcgataatttttttaaaaactcaactattgccctgacctgtttggctcagtggatagagcgtcggcctgcggactgaagggtcccgggttcgattccagtcaagggcacgtaccttggttgcgggcacatccccagtagggggtgtgcaggaggcagctgattgatgtttctctctcatccatgtttctaactatcactctccctttctctctgaaaaaaaatcaataaaaaatatatttttttaaaaagcacatgcaACTATTCTTGCTGCATTAGTGTCAAAGGCCATCTTCCTAAGCTAGAACTCTACGACTAGtggtaaatgaattaaaatatttgccACTCAAATGCAGCAGACTTAGTAGAAAACCTCCTTTTGAAAGATGCTAGTATAAAGGATTactcctccaaaaaaaaaaaaaaatgcaaataaacccaCCTGTGGCTCAAATAAAAGACGAAAAGGTGGCACATTTATTACAACCAGGAAGCATTTTGTTTCCAAGACTGAATTTCCTGGAGCAATTCAGAAATCATTTccaccccaaagcagcaggcCACCTTTTCCATTCTGTGTACTGCTGCGACTTTCAAAAGGGGAGGCGATTTCTATGGGAAAGCCAGGACTCCATGTGTGCTCGGCTGAGCAGGAGAACACAACTCACTCCTTCACCTGTGACCCACACATCCCTACAGAAGTCCCTGAAAAACGTGTTCCTCTATCTGGGCCAGTGTTCCAATGCAAACCTCCCCCAAACAGCAATTTTCAAATGACTGAGAAGCCTAAAATTGAGCACTCCCTCCCCCGACCATGACAccacgcatacacacacaaaccagcaaaaaaaaaaaagaaaaaaagaaacaagcccCCAGCCCCAATTTACATACAAACTCTGCCTTAAGGTTACTTTACCCCCAAACAGGTGAGGCCCATCTAGTCAACACCCCACCGCCTTTCCTTGGACCAAACCCATCAGCAGACACCCCGTCCTCAACTCCATCGTCTTCCCTTGTCCTAAGCAGTTCCTCACTCcactcaccccctccccacccactcgATTTTATCAGCCCCCCTTCCATCCGGGAACCCCCTCCCACGACCACCTCCTCTCCCGATCACTGTGTCCCCTCTCACAGCGTCCCCACCGAAAAGCCATCCGCGTGCCCAGCACCCCTTCCACCCACCGACTCTCGCGTGGGGCCCAGTTCCCACCAGGGGTGGGAGACAGAGTCCCCCAAGAGGACCGAGGGAGCCCCGAGAGGGGGAGGGGCGCGCAGGGACGTGCGCATGCGCTACGGGCTCCGCGGTGGCCGGTCGCCCCTAGGCCCGGAGAGGGCCCCAGCCTCCGCCGtcgtcccacccccaccccccaccaccccccacccccacgacCACAGACACGCCGGCCCGGCCTCGGGCTCCGCGCAGGGAAGGATACTTAAAGCCAGCATTTTGGACTGGTAGTCGAAAGCTACCACCTCGCCCTGCAGCCGCTGCTCCTGGCACGTCCGGCACGACACCTGGCTCCCAACACTGAAGTACTCGCCCGGAGGAGCCGCCATCTTGGGAGAGCAGCcgcggccggcggcggcggcggcggcagcagcggcgaAAGCCGGGCGCCCAGTGAGCGCCGCGACGCGACGCACGGGACGTGCTGACATCACACGCCGAGGcgtggcctggtgctgggtggggcgggagcctaggtgaaagaggaaggcagaaatAAAGGAGACTGAATGGTTATGTACAGTGAttatgattgtttcttttgccATTTGTGGTACAATGGTCGCAGGGTCCGTTTTAGAAGTTAGAGACAAATAACCTACTGGAATGAAAAGGGCAAGGAGGAGGGGACTGCCGTCGTCATTATGTGTACACCTGGACACAAGACTTTGATGAATGAACTCTGTATTTTACACGTGAGGAATCCGAGGCCCCAACGACTTAACAGGAAACTTGCCCAGATGATTATACCTAGTTACAAAGTGGTAGTGTAAAGAATACTGGCTATGGAATTAGCTAAACCGGAATCAAAATCCTAGGTCTACCACTTGCTAAATTACATGACCTTGTGCAAAtgaagagagtggaaggaaggaagggacgaagggggaagaagggagaagagagagacaggaacagagagaaacaatgtgagagagagacatcgattggatgcctcccTCATACGCCCcaccaggtacgtgcccttgaccccggaatggaaccagagacccttcCGGTGTGtgagctgacgctctaaccactgaacacaccggccagggctcccacaGCTTTTTAATTCATGAAATTAATGTCTTTCCAAGAAGAACCCAGATTTGCATTCTCGTTTACATTCACTCATCAGAAAACTCTCCAAGAACAAAGTTGCTTGAGGTAGGAAGGAACTGAGGACTCACTtccacagcctcctccctcaaCCCCCTGGTGCCTTTATGCAGGGCATTACCTAGAATAGCTGAGATTACAATTTTCTGTATGTGTTTCTCTATAAGATCATTCCTAATTTTGTCGTGGGTGTGTGTCCCCTCTTCCAACACACTATCTCATGGTTTTGGAAAGCAAGAGGATGCAAGGAGGTGGGGCAAGACAAACGTAGACGTGGAATTATGAAGTAGTACTGTGTGTAAGCATTCACAAGTCTTTAGGAAAGACTCCTCAAAATCAAAGGGCTGATCTGTCAGCCACCAAACCATATCAATAGTGGATTAATTCGGACCCGAGAGTCACAGGCTTGCGGAGAAGTCACGGACTGATTGCCGATGTAGGTAAATTCAAGGTCCCACTCCAACGCCTAGCGACTATGCCTGGCGCCCCGGAGGAGAGGGTGTCCGCAGCACTCTCTTCAAAAGATCTCGGAATTTCCTTGGAGGGTAGCGGTACTGGAGAAGGGAGGTCCGATCtggaagccatctggccctggagATCACACATGCATCTTCGCAAGCAGCAAAGCAAACCCCTGAGCGCGCCGGTGAGCCAGTCCCTCGACCCGGAACAGCAGCGGTAGCCAGCTCTGCTCCCGGAGCCCACGTGCGGGTAACAGCGGCCACGTGGGGCTCTGCGGAAACGCCTTCGCAGAGATTTGTCCCCTGCGCCGCCCAGTAGAAAGGAAAGCCGAAGACGACGGCCGGAGGAAACGCTCCAGGCAAGGGCCGGGCTCGCGGGGGCCGGGGAcggccaggggcggggcgggggcggggcttgtGCGGCCGCCGGcgaagggggcggggcctgggtctCCCGGGGTGGGCTTTGGACGGCGGTTAGTAGGCACGGCCCAGCCGCCGGGATTCCTCGGCTTCTGCGCTAGAGCAAACCCGGCTCCTAGGTCGCCATGGAGTCCGTGCTGACCGCGGGCATCGCGATGGCGGAGGCGCTACAGAACCAGCTGCCCTGGCTGGAGAAAGTGTGGCTTTGGGTGACGTTTCTGGGCGACCCCAAgagcctcttcctcttcttcttccccgCGGCCTACTACGCCTCTCGCCGCGTGGGCGTCGCCGTGCTCTGGATCAGCCTCATCACCGAGTGGCTCAACCTCGTCTGCAAGTGGTGAGATAGCGGAGCCCTCGGCGCCCTGCTCTCCCGTCCCCCACGGCCCGGAGTCCTGCGCGAGCCCTGACCACTCAGCAGGTGCCTCAGAGGCCCGCACCGCCCACCCTCACCAGCGAACTCCAGGGCCTTAAGTCCTCCCATCTTGGATTCAGACCTCAGCGCCCCGTCATACTCAGAAGAgtagaccagtgtttctcaaaaggCCCTGATCAGAACGCCCCTGAGGGCAgtgtttaaaatgcaaatggcCCGTCCCACCTCAGACGTACTGGTTTAGAAACTCCAGCGGAAGGGCTGGGAATCTGTATTCTAACCAATATCTATGGTGACTTAAGCAGCCTGTAGTCCTGCTTCTCAACTCACTTTCATTCATCTAGTCATTTATTTAGcatcattttcataaaatatatttcttcattgatttcagagaggaagggagaaggagagagagagatagaaacttcaatgatgagagagaattattgattggctgcctcctgcacaccccccactggggatcgaggagccggcaacccaggcatgtgtccttgtccggaatcgaacccgggacccttcagccgcaggccgacgctctatccactgggccaagccggctagggcttggcatcattttttgttttgttttttccccgaGGGTACTGCAATACCGGGTCGATGCGTGGAGTGGACGGAGCAAgctcctattccatctccctgctccaaaaatacatttaatataatgTCCTCGGATAGAGGACGTATCagatattaaactgataagaacagatactacacttgatcttagccaaaaggccgagaagcgattggCATCGTTTTTTAAGAAGCGTGCTTCGTGACTGGCTTTGCATTCACTGCTGAGGTCAGAGGGGGCTTGCCAATGACTAGTAAGGTGTAGTCCCCAGAACATGACCAGCAGCATAGGGAGCCCTTGGAAACTTGATAGAAATGTAGAACCTCAGGCCTGGGGCCAGAGCTACTgtatcagaatctgcatttttaaaaagaccgtcccccccccccccccccgcccttgattCCTGTGTAAAGTCTGAAAAGCCCTGACATCAAGCACTGCCATCCAGGGAGCAcgttcttctcttcttttttccacTCATTCACCAGTAGGCTCTTCACACAGACTGATAAGCCAGGAATCCTAGGCAAGTGGGTGGGGCTCTTGGGGCTTACCTCTGTGCCACCTGTTATACTTCTTGCTGGGCATGTAGCTGCACCTCCCTTCACCTCAGCCCCTGTTGCCAGATCCCCAgcctggcagagggaagggaggctcATAGGAGACGTTTGAATGGGCTGGAATGTGTTGCTAAATAACGGTACTGGAGTTACCTTCCCTTGTGCTCTTCTCTGCCAGGCTTTCACCCCTACGGTAAACGGAAAAGCAGTGTCTAATACTTTTCTTCTAATTGCCCTTTGCTTTGTGTTCTCTCCTCCTGAGAGTCTGTGTAAGCATTCCTCTCTAGTCCTGTTGCCCTGAGAATCAGACCACCTCCTTAGGTAGACACTCGTAATGACCCCCCGACTTGACACAACCCCCATTCATTTGCTAAGTATGTATTGAGCGCCTCGTTGGTGTGTGAACAAGGCTCGGTTTTTGGTGGAGAGCAGCAGTCCCTCTGTACTTCCCTCCCCGGCACTTGATTTTCTGCCAGCCTCTCTTCTGCTCTCCCACCTCTTCCCTTTCTGGCCACAGCAGCCTTCCCACTGTGGGATTTCACAGGGTCCAGCCAAGCATCTCCTAGGCCAGGggattttgaatattttgtcttCCTTATTCTTCCTCGGCCTCCTCTGCCCATTCCCCACTCCCATTTCCAGACACAAGAAACTTACCTCCTAAGTAATTCAGGTGGAGGCAATTCAGGTTGGAATTTgggaaatggaaagagagagaagcaggaggcTCTGCGAGGAGCCCAGTGAGAGGTCCTGGGCTCTCTATGGATTAGAAGAGCAGAGCTGGTCCTGCAGTGGGAGGGGTAAAAAGTAGGACTTCTGAGCATCTCAGAGCATACACCCGCCCCCCACAATCTCTTACCTCcttatcacttttttaaaaatatatgttttaatggtgttagagagagagggagatagaaacatcaatgctgagagagaatcattgattggctgcttcctgcaggccccacactggggattgagccaacaacctgggcatgtgcccagaccaggaatcgaaccgtgatctcctggttcataggttgatgctcaaccactgagccatgccagccgggctccttaccacttttttttaaaaatagtgtgttTTCTCCTGTTCCAAGGTAAATATCCATGGCAATGTAACAGCATAGAATTGGActccctttgtttcttttcctttttttaatttttttttattgatttcagagaggaagggagagagtgagatagaaacatcaatgatgaaagagaatcattgatgggctgcttcctgcatgccctctactggggatcaagcccataatccagcatgtgccctttgctggaatcgaacccaggaccattcaatccacaggctgacactctatccactgagccaaactagctaggccTGGACTCcctttctgactctatctctagAGTACCCCCAGGTGTTCTGCCCCTCTCTTGTCCACCTGGCTCTATGTGAGCACAGTATCATCTTGCATCTGTTCTCCTCTAGGTTCCTTTTTGGAGACAGGCCATTTTGGTGGGTCCATGAGTCTGGGTATTACcgccaggccccagcccaggtTCACCAGTTCCCCTCTTCTTGTGAAACTGGTCCAGGTAAGAAGC
The genomic region above belongs to Myotis daubentonii chromosome 16, mMyoDau2.1, whole genome shotgun sequence and contains:
- the G6PC3 gene encoding glucose-6-phosphatase 3 isoform X2, with the translated sequence MESVLTAGIAMAEALQNQLPWLEKVWLWVTFLGDPKSLFLFFFPAAYYASRRVGVAVLWISLITEWLNLVCKWFLFGDRPFWWVHESGYYRQAPAQVHQFPSSCETGPGSPSGHCMITGAALWPIMTAISSQVATRAHRCGPGLADDPPGARTAGAKLLRVDFSGPLAGCQPHLLDPLYTGPGSFMVHQPSLQVV